From Nomascus leucogenys isolate Asia chromosome 15, Asia_NLE_v1, whole genome shotgun sequence, a single genomic window includes:
- the PATE2 gene encoding prostate and testis expressed protein 2, with the protein MLVLFLLGTVFLLCPYWGELHDPIKATEIMCYKCKKYHLGLCYGVMTSCSLKHKQSCAVENIYILTKKGQSMYHYSKLSCMTNCEDINFLGFTKRVELICCDHSNYCNLPEGV; encoded by the exons ATGCTTGTTCTCTTTCTGCTAGGCACAGTCTTTCTGCTCTGCCCATATTGGG GTGAACTTCATGACCCTATAAAAG CGACTGAAATAATgtgttataaatgtaaaaaatatcaTCTCGGGTTATGCTATGGTGTCATGACATCCTGCTCCCTGAAGCATAAACAGTCCTGTGCAGTTGAGAACATTTACATCCTTACAAAGAAAG GGCAGAGCATGTATCATTATTCAAAACTGTCGTGTATGACCAACTGTGAGGACATCAACTTCTTGGGGTTCACGAAGAGGGTAGAGCTCATCTGTTGTGATCATAGTAACTACTGCAACCTCCCTGAGGGAGTTTAG